One window of Psychrobacillus sp. FSL H8-0483 genomic DNA carries:
- a CDS encoding aminotransferase class V-fold PLP-dependent enzyme, translating into MYWCKIARTEKEFEAIARLNYQTFVEEIPQHEPDPSGMRVDAFHHENVYVIVLKDQELAGMIAFRAARPFSLDRKLGPVEELLPEDALKGLLCEVRLMAVDKEHRNGRVFYYLARALSDYAYENGYGAAVISGTVREQKLYNQLGFEPFAETVGTGDALFVPMVLTRERFEHSVAARFKQKRYSFYPGPVHQSKPIQQAFLEKPISHRSHEFKVMLERVKTRLLTMSGAAYVHLLVGSGTLANEAMIAQLHVLGEKGLILTNGAFGERLEKQAKRWKLSYDVEAYEWGVSFDLGSIEKKLATGNYSWLLMTHGETSTGMLNDLNKLVEICNRYNVLVCADCVSSFGALPFHMDGVYLATGVSGKAIGTMSGLAFVFSNTEIMASERIPTYLDIGLSSNNTVPFTVPSPFVQSLENALMAYDRGVRYDLLHNRMKFIEEEVEKHPIQLLANHPYPMIFTWKEKSFPQLAEDARMSGFDLHYKSDYLLEKNLLQISCIQPDFEDAWTKFMSWFENYRSYHNE; encoded by the coding sequence GTGTATTGGTGTAAAATTGCGCGTACGGAAAAAGAGTTTGAAGCGATTGCTAGATTAAATTACCAAACGTTTGTGGAAGAGATTCCGCAGCACGAACCGGATCCAAGTGGAATGCGGGTAGATGCTTTCCATCATGAAAATGTGTATGTCATTGTATTAAAGGACCAGGAGCTTGCCGGAATGATTGCGTTTCGAGCTGCACGCCCCTTTTCCTTAGACCGAAAACTTGGGCCAGTAGAGGAGTTACTTCCTGAAGATGCGCTGAAGGGACTGTTGTGTGAAGTTCGATTAATGGCAGTTGATAAAGAACATCGAAATGGACGAGTATTTTATTATTTAGCACGAGCATTGTCTGATTATGCGTACGAAAATGGATACGGAGCGGCCGTTATATCTGGAACGGTTCGGGAACAAAAATTATATAACCAGCTCGGTTTTGAGCCATTTGCAGAAACAGTTGGAACAGGTGATGCTCTTTTTGTGCCGATGGTACTTACAAGAGAACGATTTGAACATTCCGTTGCGGCCCGTTTCAAGCAAAAAAGATATTCGTTTTATCCTGGGCCTGTACATCAATCTAAACCTATACAGCAAGCATTTTTAGAAAAACCAATATCTCACCGTTCGCATGAGTTTAAAGTGATGCTAGAGCGAGTGAAGACCCGACTTTTGACGATGAGTGGTGCAGCATATGTACACCTGTTAGTAGGAAGTGGAACGCTCGCCAATGAAGCGATGATTGCTCAGTTACATGTGCTCGGTGAAAAGGGACTAATTCTTACAAATGGAGCTTTTGGAGAACGTTTGGAAAAACAAGCGAAAAGATGGAAGCTTTCATATGATGTAGAAGCATATGAGTGGGGAGTTTCTTTTGACTTAGGATCTATTGAAAAAAAACTTGCAACAGGAAATTATAGTTGGTTGCTCATGACGCATGGCGAAACGTCTACAGGGATGCTAAATGATTTAAATAAGCTAGTAGAAATATGTAATCGGTATAATGTATTAGTCTGTGCAGATTGTGTGAGCTCTTTTGGGGCACTTCCTTTTCACATGGATGGGGTGTATTTAGCTACTGGAGTTAGTGGAAAAGCAATTGGCACAATGAGTGGATTAGCGTTTGTGTTTTCCAATACAGAGATAATGGCTAGTGAGAGGATTCCAACTTATTTAGATATCGGGTTATCTTCGAATAATACGGTGCCTTTTACAGTGCCATCTCCATTTGTACAAAGTTTAGAAAATGCACTGATGGCATATGATAGGGGAGTTAGGTACGACCTTTTACATAATCGGATGAAATTTATCGAAGAAGAAGTGGAAAAACATCCAATACAATTACTAGCAAATCATCCTTACCCGATGATTTTTACGTGGAAGGAAAAGAGCTTTCCGCAATTAGCGGAAGATGCGCGTATGTCGGGATTTGATCTTCATTATAAAAGTGATTATTTGCTAGAAAAAAACTTACTGCAAATTTCTTGTATTCAACCAGATTTCGAGGATGCTTGGACCAAGTTTATGAGTTGGTTTGAAAATTATCGCTCTTATCATAACGAATAA
- a CDS encoding helix-turn-helix transcriptional regulator, whose translation MPTLGERIRKLRKQQKMTLETLAGTELTKGMLSLIENNKANPSMESLNYIADQLSVEVRELLEEVSGHELREVLEKAEILFNTKYDDLTDEHQQLIHLVEPYVPKLTQGYEAARLLELYSRCLSRYNQQESETILKRVATMYEQLNLTAKRGEIGTVLAVIPFTNHNYQEALDILLSERAKLEANPLWIDPLSRLDYDYLEAVLYFAVGKYEDAIRLMEKAIEYSNKNKIFKQVDNLYRLAAVQAMMAEDEEKMNHYLQKLLAYSEFADDEDSKIFIHFAEIHYLNSFKKMYIEADYLYQTFSLQDINKKLFVPFFLLERGKTLFGLQKYEEAIAKLDDVVIPDILHHPIDLSIFYGKDAYIALCYLEMNQKEKALDAATTALNHINVMPDTPYKTFIQETYEKVQSNLSID comes from the coding sequence ATGCCAACATTGGGCGAACGTATACGCAAACTTAGAAAACAACAGAAAATGACGTTAGAAACCCTTGCTGGAACAGAACTTACAAAGGGCATGCTCAGCTTAATTGAAAATAATAAAGCGAATCCTTCCATGGAAAGCTTGAATTATATAGCAGATCAATTGAGTGTAGAAGTAAGAGAGCTTTTAGAAGAGGTCAGTGGTCATGAATTAAGAGAGGTTTTGGAAAAAGCAGAAATACTTTTTAATACGAAATATGATGACTTAACAGATGAGCACCAACAATTAATTCATCTAGTAGAGCCTTATGTGCCAAAGCTTACACAAGGATACGAGGCTGCACGTTTACTCGAGTTATACAGTAGATGTTTATCACGTTATAACCAACAAGAATCTGAAACTATCCTAAAACGTGTTGCAACAATGTATGAACAATTAAATTTGACAGCGAAACGTGGAGAAATAGGAACGGTACTTGCGGTCATTCCTTTTACTAATCACAACTATCAGGAAGCGCTAGATATCCTCCTTTCGGAACGTGCAAAACTGGAAGCAAACCCATTATGGATCGACCCCCTCTCCCGATTAGACTATGACTACTTAGAAGCTGTATTATATTTTGCTGTTGGCAAATATGAAGACGCTATTCGTTTAATGGAAAAAGCGATTGAGTATTCAAATAAAAATAAAATATTTAAGCAAGTAGATAACTTATATAGATTAGCTGCTGTTCAAGCGATGATGGCTGAGGATGAGGAAAAAATGAATCATTATTTACAAAAACTTCTTGCATATAGTGAATTTGCAGATGACGAAGATTCGAAAATTTTCATTCATTTTGCCGAAATTCACTACTTGAATTCCTTTAAAAAAATGTATATCGAAGCAGATTATTTATACCAAACATTCTCCCTGCAAGATATTAACAAAAAACTATTTGTACCCTTCTTTCTTCTAGAAAGAGGGAAAACCTTATTTGGTTTACAAAAATATGAAGAAGCAATTGCCAAACTAGATGATGTTGTGATTCCCGATATTCTTCATCACCCAATTGATTTATCGATTTTCTATGGAAAGGATGCATATATTGCATTATGTTACTTGGAAATGAATCAAAAAGAAAAAGCACTAGATGCAGCAACAACAGCTTTAAACCATATAAATGTCATGCCAGATACCCCGTATAAAACGTTTATCCAAGAAACCTATGAAAAGGTACAATCTAATTTATCTATTGATTAA
- a CDS encoding MFS transporter: MEEVFKLKRATYHLWTFTISKLVSSFGAQVYSFAISFYILQLTGSATSFAANLICSILPRTLVAPFAGYAADKYSRKMIVIVAQIATTIAIGGLLIVSLTAGLSLAAIYTTTVILSLTSLFSGVTFSSSITGLVDETRIQKAMSLNQMSISFAAIGSPAVGGLLYGTVPMPVFLIMYLVASIIAVILESTMNFNLFAKRKEIVEGEEKEPMLQSMKAGFNYAMKQPLLKILIVISLLINFLFGAFQVGYSFILIEKLKIGAQHFGFTEGAFAIGMLLLSIYFSARKELKYPFLVSKWSIVTLGVIMGSIALPLIINMSYVVTVGFYILLMFIFGASMIVTNTPLQVMMQKMIEDDYKGRVLSILETGAMALMPVGMVLFGYLYDVLPAQIILIVSSVLLIGVMLIMARPSVVRSAHPELAKVTPQLEIK; encoded by the coding sequence ATGGAAGAAGTGTTCAAGCTTAAAAGGGCCACTTATCATTTGTGGACATTCACAATAAGCAAGCTCGTATCAAGTTTTGGGGCGCAAGTATATTCATTTGCAATTAGTTTTTATATTTTACAATTGACTGGGTCAGCAACTAGCTTCGCAGCAAATTTAATATGTAGTATCCTACCAAGAACTTTAGTTGCACCTTTTGCTGGGTATGCTGCGGATAAATACTCAAGAAAGATGATCGTTATTGTGGCACAAATTGCTACAACAATAGCGATAGGGGGACTGCTCATTGTAAGTTTAACGGCAGGATTATCGCTAGCAGCAATTTACACGACAACTGTCATCTTATCATTAACGTCTTTATTTTCTGGGGTAACGTTTAGTTCGTCTATCACTGGACTTGTAGATGAGACAAGAATTCAAAAAGCGATGTCATTAAACCAAATGTCTATTTCGTTTGCAGCAATCGGAAGTCCAGCAGTAGGTGGGTTGTTGTACGGTACCGTTCCAATGCCTGTGTTTCTTATTATGTACCTAGTGGCATCGATCATAGCGGTTATTTTAGAATCCACGATGAACTTTAATTTATTTGCGAAACGAAAAGAGATAGTAGAAGGGGAAGAAAAGGAGCCAATGCTTCAGAGTATGAAAGCAGGTTTCAACTATGCAATGAAACAACCACTTTTAAAAATTTTGATCGTCATTTCGCTTCTTATTAATTTCCTTTTTGGTGCATTCCAAGTAGGATATTCCTTTATATTAATTGAAAAATTAAAAATAGGCGCACAGCATTTTGGATTTACAGAAGGTGCATTCGCAATAGGAATGTTACTCCTGTCGATTTATTTTTCAGCTCGTAAAGAGCTTAAATATCCTTTTTTAGTTTCAAAATGGAGTATTGTTACCCTAGGGGTGATCATGGGGTCTATAGCTCTACCGTTAATAATTAATATGTCCTATGTTGTTACAGTAGGTTTTTATATTTTATTGATGTTTATTTTTGGAGCATCGATGATCGTTACAAATACGCCACTGCAAGTAATGATGCAAAAAATGATTGAAGATGATTATAAAGGCCGGGTACTTTCCATTTTAGAAACCGGTGCTATGGCATTGATGCCTGTTGGAATGGTATTGTTCGGATATTTATATGATGTTTTACCAGCGCAGATTATATTAATTGTGTCTAGCGTTTTATTAATCGGTGTTATGTTAATAATGGCGAGACCATCCGTAGTAAGATCTGCCCATCCAGAATTAGCAAAAGTAACTCCTCAACTTGAAATAAAATAG
- a CDS encoding ABC transporter permease — MKGIWLARLQNLKRKPLVLITMTVMTVIFAYILSGSVGSKLPLLVATDDTNTSQEILKSLQNEEDYIVTILTEKELQKVMKEKRDTIGILLQEKSYSVLSDTESDTVRMLSLKIESMYSELAFRDQVYAAGGESKWEEVEKRIREEQAFQLTKSAMDESKVFRYDGALQSLFGFMLYFVFYTISINVQFILEDKRTGIWNRLKLASIRRFQLYFGHLSFSYMIGFVQMLLVILVFRFIVGTNMYGGFWKVVAICSFYVLLVMTFSLFIISLVKTVSQSSVIISLLAVAFAMIGGAYWPLEIVQSDSLLAMRWISPIYYGMEALKRVTIYGETLGNVSMYLKLMLLLAILLIAIGITLLEKRTERYHSSE; from the coding sequence ATGAAGGGAATATGGTTGGCAAGACTCCAAAACTTGAAGAGAAAGCCTCTCGTTCTTATTACGATGACAGTCATGACAGTTATTTTTGCTTATATACTAAGTGGTTCTGTTGGTAGTAAATTACCGTTATTAGTTGCCACTGACGATACGAACACGAGTCAGGAAATTCTAAAAAGCCTACAGAACGAAGAGGATTATATAGTAACCATTTTAACTGAAAAAGAGCTTCAAAAAGTAATGAAGGAAAAGCGAGACACCATCGGGATATTGCTTCAAGAAAAATCGTATTCGGTTTTATCGGATACAGAATCAGATACAGTAAGAATGCTATCACTAAAAATCGAATCAATGTATAGTGAGCTTGCATTTCGCGACCAAGTATATGCTGCAGGTGGTGAAAGTAAGTGGGAAGAAGTAGAAAAAAGGATAAGGGAAGAACAAGCTTTCCAACTAACAAAATCCGCTATGGATGAGTCAAAAGTTTTCCGATACGATGGTGCATTGCAAAGCTTATTTGGATTTATGCTCTACTTTGTTTTTTATACGATCTCTATTAATGTACAATTTATATTAGAAGATAAGCGAACTGGAATTTGGAATCGATTAAAACTCGCTTCTATTAGAAGATTCCAATTGTATTTTGGTCATCTATCGTTTAGTTATATGATTGGATTTGTACAGATGCTTTTAGTCATTTTAGTATTTCGATTCATAGTAGGGACGAATATGTACGGAGGATTTTGGAAAGTAGTAGCGATTTGTAGTTTCTATGTTTTACTTGTGATGACATTCTCCTTATTTATCATCTCGCTGGTTAAAACAGTGAGTCAGAGTAGTGTAATTATTTCATTACTCGCAGTAGCTTTTGCAATGATTGGTGGAGCATATTGGCCACTTGAAATCGTACAGTCAGATAGCTTGCTAGCAATGAGGTGGATATCACCTATCTATTATGGCATGGAAGCTTTAAAGAGAGTGACCATTTATGGGGAAACCTTAGGAAATGTCTCTATGTATTTAAAGTTGATGTTACTTCTAGCAATTTTACTGATAGCGATTGGGATTACTTTATTAGAAAAAAGAACAGAGCGGTATCATTCAAGTGAGTAG
- a CDS encoding ABC transporter permease, which translates to MLLTLIGKQMKMLLRNKQPLIILLVMPVVLITILSTALAGVMNSGGEPAIQAKLVIIDESNWQQEEASISSFLKEQGISGPALNAFKNNDPIYILENSILASKDVNKYITLEKQPASELESIRKEKDIDGILVVPADFRLNYIKAAYFDDNQSPNIDLFLSQENEIRASIIQSIIDQWQNGFSKSLALAKAGISPDEVMQSNQHVEKIEQILEEGERKIPASIYYTVGMLVMFALYIPSFLSGFALQEVQWKVYDRILLAGVSATKYALSIFATGTLVAIMQQIIILLFGKFVLRIDWMGLEAMAIIVLSYSLFIGGLAALLTTLQFRTKSDGAANIFNGLVVSVFSFLGGSFFNIGDVSSLLANIGNFTPNGAAMTAILFIQKGQRLDVIWPYMTALYVALILCVLLAIVLFPKRGVTS; encoded by the coding sequence ATGCTACTTACTTTAATTGGTAAACAAATGAAAATGCTCTTGCGTAACAAACAACCACTCATTATTTTATTAGTTATGCCTGTGGTACTAATTACAATTCTTTCCACTGCGCTTGCAGGCGTTATGAATAGCGGAGGAGAGCCTGCTATTCAAGCAAAACTAGTTATCATAGATGAATCTAACTGGCAACAGGAAGAGGCCTCTATCTCAAGCTTCCTGAAAGAACAGGGAATTAGTGGACCTGCTTTAAACGCTTTTAAAAACAATGATCCAATTTATATTCTAGAAAACTCTATATTGGCTTCAAAGGATGTAAATAAATATATCACGTTAGAGAAGCAGCCAGCTAGTGAACTCGAAAGCATTCGGAAAGAGAAAGACATCGATGGAATTTTAGTGGTTCCAGCTGACTTTCGATTGAATTATATAAAAGCAGCTTATTTTGATGACAATCAATCACCTAATATTGATTTATTTTTAAGCCAAGAAAATGAAATTAGGGCTTCCATAATTCAGTCTATAATCGATCAGTGGCAAAATGGTTTTTCGAAGTCCCTTGCACTTGCAAAAGCCGGAATTTCCCCAGATGAAGTTATGCAAAGTAATCAGCATGTTGAAAAAATAGAACAGATTCTAGAAGAAGGGGAACGAAAAATTCCTGCTTCCATTTATTACACAGTAGGAATGCTTGTTATGTTTGCCCTTTATATACCGTCTTTTTTATCAGGCTTTGCATTGCAGGAAGTGCAGTGGAAAGTATATGATCGAATACTTTTAGCAGGTGTGTCGGCTACTAAGTATGCTCTTTCTATTTTTGCTACAGGAACACTTGTAGCGATTATGCAGCAGATCATTATTCTGCTCTTCGGTAAATTTGTGCTAAGAATCGACTGGATGGGTTTAGAAGCAATGGCTATTATTGTTTTAAGTTATAGTCTATTTATAGGGGGGCTTGCAGCATTATTAACAACCCTTCAATTTAGAACAAAATCAGATGGAGCAGCAAATATATTTAATGGTTTAGTTGTATCAGTTTTCTCTTTTCTAGGAGGATCGTTTTTCAATATTGGAGATGTATCTAGCTTACTAGCCAATATCGGGAATTTCACACCGAATGGTGCGGCAATGACAGCTATTTTATTCATTCAAAAAGGTCAACGATTAGATGTAATTTGGCCTTATATGACCGCTTTGTATGTAGCGCTTATTCTTTGCGTACTGCTTGCTATTGTTTTATTTCCGAAAAGAGGGGTGACATCATGA